The segment AATGGTATTTTTTAAAGAATCATGATTCGTGTAACAAACTTAAATAAGGAAATACTCAAGCAGGCGGCTGAAAGAGTCGGTAACAACATTACTAACAGGTTTTCAAAATTGTCAGCCTGGCTGAGCGGAGATTGCTGCCCAATTGTAAAGCAGCTAGCTGAATTTGTCAGGGCAGTGCATATACCTTTTGGATATTTCATTCTCGACAAGTTGCCGGAATTAAAAACAGGTGTCCCTCCTTTCCATACCGAAGAAGCCCTTCCAACTGAAAATTACAGCGATAATTCAGGGATAGCATCCGCATAATCCAAGACCGTCAGGAATGGCTCCAAGAATATCTGTTGTATGAAGGAGTGACATCGTTTCCGTTAGATCAACCCTGACAGGGTTAAAAGCTTCCGTAATGCGTTTTCACGTTGTCCGTGTTGAATTTTCTATGAATCACAAATTAAGAGCCTGTTGAGTATATACTGAATGTAAATTTTCAACGATACATCCTTTCCCCACTTCCGTGAGGACAGGTTGCATGAGGACAAGTTCCGTGGAGACAGGGCAATTACAAAAGACTTGGAATACTTGCCCCGTTAGACAGGCATGTCCGTTTTCTGAAGGGGAAAGCCAAAGTCCACGATCTGGAAAGGCAGATTGACCAGATGGTATACAAACTCTATGACCTCACAGCAGAGGAGATTGCAATTGTGGAAGGGAAGGAATAAAGATAATAACGATCAGGCATCCACATCTTATAGTTATCGCCAATATTACAAATGTTCGGTGAAATCGCTAACGGGAAACGAAAACAGGAATGTTGTAAAGGTATTGATGAATCATTTCCGGATGGAATGCCAGATGATCAGGTCGATTGTAATGCCAGTGCTGTCCGTCGGGGACATGATGGTCCAGATAAGGCCATTTACGGAAGGGGTCTACTCCTAATGCCTGAATGAGTTTCTTATTGTTCATAGTAACATTCCCTGCCCGGGGTGGCATAGGCCCTGCTTCTTTACGCATACATCCCTTAAGAAGAGATGGATTATAACCTCCGATCTTGTTCACAATTTGTCCAATCTGATAAAGGCTGAGATGCCGGTGTGAACCAAGATGAAAGATACCGCTCATTTTATTTCCAAGGGTAAGTTCTGTAATCTTATTAAAATCCTCACAGTAAAACGGTGACCGTATTTCATCAAAATATAATGTGGCCGGATTGTTCTTTTTAAAACGTGATGCTATCCAGTCTATTGCCCCTGCATGCCCGTTTACACTAATTCCCATTGGCAATGATATCCGGAAAATTGCTGCGGAAGGGTACCGGAGCATAACAATCTCCTCTGCGATGGCCATCGTTTTGCCATAAACGGTGACAGGGGCTACCGGACACTCTTCC is part of the Candidatus Jettenia sp. AMX2 genome and harbors:
- a CDS encoding sugar nucleotide-binding protein, giving the protein MSLPSFLPLLITGVTGVPGYSAFQYFYSKYPGYVTGIRPVRYWPLREEGIIPLDMEDTKGLAALMRKKQFRSVLHGAGSCALKSCEMNPILAYRVNVQSVLNVLKMIDGYDVRLILLSTDLIFPGKTSGFYTEECPVAPVTVYGKTMAIAEEIVMLRYPSAAIFRISLPMGISVNGHAGAIDWIASRFKKNNPATLYFDEIRSPFYCEDFNKITELTLGNKMSGIFHLGSHRHLSLYQIGQIVNKIGGYNPSLLKGCMRKEAGPMPPRAGNVTMNNKKLIQALGVDPFRKWPYLDHHVPDGQHWHYNRPDHLAFHPEMIHQYLYNIPVFVSR